Genomic segment of Niveibacterium microcysteis:
GCTTCGCCGTCTTCAAGGGCGACGCCCGTCGTCAGCGTGGCTTGTTGTTCTTCGGTCAGCTCGCCAATCACGCGCACTGCGTATTCGCGCTCGAGTTCGTAGCGCGGATGCATCATGCGGTTGGCCAGATCGCCGTTGCTGGTGAAAAGCAACAGGCCGGAGGTATTGAAGTCGAGTCGGCCGATCGCGATCCAGCGCCCGCGATTGAGCACCGGCAGGCGCTCGAAGACCGTGGGACGGCCTTCCGGATCGTCGCGACTGACGATCTCGCCCTCCGGCTTGTGGTACATCAGCACACGCGGCGCGCGTTCGGTGAAACGGATGTTCACCAACTTGCCGTTGATCTTGATCCGATCGCCCGGGCCGATCTTCTGACCGAGCCCTGCGGGCAGGCCATTCACGCTGACGCGGCCGGCGATGATCCACTCTTCGAGTTCGCGCCGCGAACCGTAGCCGGCTTCAGCGAGCAGTTTGTGCAGTCGCTGCGGCTCGTAGGCCTCAGCCTGCGCCTTGACGCCACGGCCACGGCGGCCAGGCGCGGGTGCGTTGCTATTCCGCCGCTGCTGCGGGCGCGGTTTGCGTTGCGGTATCGACAAGATCCATCACCTTTTCAATTTCGGCCAGAGGCGGCAGCTCGGTGAGGCTGCGCAGGCCAAGTTCATCCAGGAAGCGTCGCGTGGTGGCGTACAGGCCCGGGCGCCCCGGGGTGTCGCGATGGCCGACAACATCGACCCATCCGCGCGATTCCAGCGTTTTCAACACGTTCGGAGAGACGGCAACGCCGCGAATATCTTCAATATCGCCTCGCGTGACCGGCTGACGGTAGGCGATGATCGCCAGGGTCTCCAGAACAGCACGCGAATATTCGGCGGTTTCTGTTCGCGCAACCGATCGAGGTAGGGCTGGTACTCCGCACGAGTACGGAAACGCCATCCGGTCGACAGTTGGGCTAGTTCGGCGCCGCGATCATTCCAGCGCTCACGCAGGGTTTCGAGCAGGCGGCGAATCAGATCCGCATCCAACTGCTCATCGAAGAGCCTGCGCAGCTCGGCCATTGCAAGCGGCTCGGCGGCTGCCAGAAGGGCAGCTTCCAGCACGCGCAAGGCAAATTCGAAGTCTATCGAATCTTCGGCTTGCACCGGAATGCCAGCTTCAGTCGGCATCCGAGGTGTTAAGTCTGACATAAATCGGCTCCAGAGGTGCAACCTGGCTGACAACAACCAGGCGCTCCTTCACCAGTTCCAGCACGGCAAGGAAGCTGACAACCAGCATCGGCACGCCCGCCGTCAAATCGAACAACTCGACGAAGGGTTGGAATTGGCCACCGCCGAGCTGGCGCAGGATGGCGGTCATCCGTTCGCGAACCGAGAGTTCCTCACGCTGGATCGTGTGGTGACGGGTCAGCTTCGCCTTACGCACGAGACCCAGCCAGGCGACCTGCAGATCGTGCAGGCTCACTTCAGGCAAACGTTCCGCCACCTTTTCGGCCACCCACACGGTGACCCATTCGTAATCGCGCTCCACCCGCGGCAGTGCATCGAGTCGTGCGCCGGCGATCTTCATCTGTTCGTATTCGAGCAGCCGGCGC
This window contains:
- a CDS encoding segregation and condensation protein A, with product MAPLTAQYLKYVEAMRRSNLELAAEYLLIAAMLLEIKSRMLLPRPAQAEAEEADPRAELVRRLLEYEQMKIAGARLDALPRVERDYEWVTVWVAEKVAERLPEVSLHDLQVAWLGLVRKAKLTRHHTIQREELSVRERMTAILRQLGGGQFQPFVELFDLTAGVPMLVVSFLAVLELVKERLVVVSQVAPLEPIYVRLNTSDAD